Proteins co-encoded in one Euzebyales bacterium genomic window:
- a CDS encoding glycosyltransferase family 4 protein: MRIALVCPYDWTRSGGVQSHVAQLATHLSERHRVVVFAPHRRGVAPAVSAPAVVDVGRPLPVPYNQSVAPVAVSPTAAGRVLRRVARFSPDVTHVHEPLSPLVSAAVAAFGRRPLVATFHSWSHHDRLYRLVAPFGRHVAKRLDVRVAVSPTAQVYAAEALGVPIGGFKVVPNGIDVARFDAEPIHALRDPARPLLLFVGRLEPRKGLDVLVRAFLRVRAAWSTVRLCVVGEGAQRERCQQMIPSSIRHDALFVGHVDDAEKARYFASADLFVAPNVGGESFGIVLLEAMAAGLPVVASDIPGFRTVMRDGHQGRFVRPGDAPGLAGTILTLLSNDKLRDAMSREGRRHAAGYDWSGVAAQLEALYASLV, from the coding sequence GTGAGGATCGCGCTGGTCTGCCCCTACGACTGGACGCGTTCCGGCGGCGTCCAGTCGCATGTCGCGCAGCTCGCGACGCACCTGTCCGAGCGCCACCGCGTCGTCGTCTTCGCTCCACACCGTCGTGGCGTCGCGCCGGCGGTGTCGGCACCCGCGGTCGTCGACGTCGGGCGTCCGCTGCCGGTGCCCTACAACCAGTCGGTCGCCCCGGTCGCGGTCTCGCCGACGGCCGCCGGCCGTGTGCTGCGTCGGGTCGCCAGATTCTCACCGGACGTCACCCACGTGCACGAACCGCTGTCTCCGCTCGTGTCCGCAGCGGTCGCAGCGTTCGGGCGGCGTCCACTGGTCGCGACGTTCCACTCGTGGTCCCACCACGACCGCCTGTACCGACTGGTGGCACCGTTCGGACGCCACGTCGCGAAGCGCCTCGACGTCCGCGTCGCCGTGTCACCAACGGCCCAGGTCTACGCTGCCGAGGCGCTCGGCGTGCCGATCGGTGGCTTCAAGGTGGTGCCCAACGGGATCGACGTCGCCCGGTTCGACGCCGAGCCCATCCACGCGCTGCGGGATCCGGCACGGCCACTGCTGCTGTTCGTCGGGCGGCTGGAGCCGCGCAAGGGCCTCGACGTGCTGGTCCGCGCCTTCCTGCGCGTCCGGGCGGCCTGGTCAACCGTGCGGCTGTGCGTGGTCGGCGAGGGGGCGCAGCGGGAGCGCTGCCAGCAGATGATTCCGAGCTCTATCCGCCACGACGCACTGTTCGTGGGCCACGTCGACGACGCAGAGAAGGCGCGGTACTTCGCCAGCGCCGACCTGTTCGTCGCGCCGAACGTCGGCGGCGAGTCGTTCGGGATCGTCCTGTTGGAGGCGATGGCAGCGGGCCTGCCGGTCGTCGCGAGCGACATCCCCGGCTTCCGCACGGTCATGCGCGACGGGCACCAGGGTCGGTTCGTCCGCCCCGGCGACGCACCCGGGCTGGCCGGCACGATCCTCACCCTGTTGTCGAATGACAAGCTGCGTGACGCGATGTCACGCGAGGGTCGGCGCCACGCCGCGGGCTACGACTGGAGCGGCGTCGCTGCGCAGCTCGAGGCGCTGTACGCCAGCCTGGTCTAG
- a CDS encoding phosphatidylinositol mannoside acyltransferase gives MTVADGSQGATRVPSYRGSGIIGRPVDRRPGAAERVPQRRPDTRRQRVVGALWLAAWQLARWVPEAVAFRLADAAALLAARRAGHGRDRVRANLARVVAPHVLDATVTRAYRSYARYWVEAFRVADIGAADIASRVDARGLDLLDDVLERGRGAIVLLAHHGSWDVAARWAEVHGYHLAVVAEIVRPRALFARFVRLREEMGLEVVPLEPRASISGRGIGARLGDVLGDNHLVGLLTDRDLSGRAPMVDFFGKPCRLPLGATVLAKRYRAPVVPTAMLQLPGRRWRLQILEPRWLHDLEIRDAQRQVAAALEEVIRLDPAQWHAFQRIWSTSEPSAP, from the coding sequence GTGACGGTGGCGGACGGTTCACAGGGCGCGACCCGCGTGCCGTCGTACCGCGGCTCGGGGATCATCGGTCGCCCGGTCGACAGGCGACCCGGCGCCGCCGAGCGAGTGCCCCAGCGCCGTCCAGACACGCGGCGCCAGCGGGTGGTCGGCGCGCTGTGGCTGGCGGCGTGGCAGCTGGCCCGGTGGGTGCCCGAGGCGGTTGCATTCCGCCTGGCCGACGCCGCCGCGCTGCTCGCCGCACGCCGCGCTGGCCACGGCCGTGACCGGGTCCGAGCCAACCTCGCCCGCGTCGTCGCCCCCCACGTGCTCGACGCAACGGTGACGAGGGCGTACCGGTCGTATGCGCGGTACTGGGTCGAGGCCTTCCGGGTGGCCGACATCGGCGCCGCCGACATCGCCTCACGTGTGGACGCCCGTGGCCTCGATCTGCTTGACGACGTGCTCGAGCGGGGCCGCGGCGCGATCGTGCTGCTGGCCCACCACGGCTCCTGGGACGTTGCCGCGCGCTGGGCCGAGGTCCACGGCTACCACCTGGCGGTCGTCGCCGAGATCGTGCGGCCGCGGGCGCTGTTCGCCCGCTTCGTGCGGCTGCGCGAGGAGATGGGGCTGGAGGTCGTGCCGCTCGAGCCGCGCGCCAGCATCAGCGGCCGCGGCATCGGTGCGCGCCTCGGTGACGTGTTGGGCGACAACCACCTGGTCGGCCTTCTGACCGACCGTGACCTGTCAGGTCGCGCACCGATGGTCGACTTCTTCGGCAAGCCGTGCCGACTTCCGCTCGGCGCGACGGTGCTGGCCAAGCGGTACCGGGCACCGGTCGTGCCCACGGCGATGCTGCAGCTGCCCGGACGCCGCTGGCGTCTGCAGATCCTCGAGCCACGGTGGCTGCACGACCTGGAGATCCGCGACGCGCAACGGCAGGTGGCCGCTGCCCTGGAGGAGGTCATCCGCCTCGATCCGGCGCAGTGGCACGCGTTCCAGCGGATCTGGTCCACGTCGGAGCCCTCGGCGCCGTGA
- a CDS encoding LemA family protein, with product MTALIVIVVVVLLLAVVWAVAGYNGLVAQRNRVQNAWSTIDVQLKRRYDLIPNLLETVKGYAEHERDVLTAVTAARTSAMEASGVQEQAAAESELSRALFNLRATAEAYPDLKASDQFGQLQEELTNTEDRIAFARQAYNDSINRYDTKRQKVPTNLIANRGNFEAYEYFEADTDSRSPVQVKF from the coding sequence ATGACCGCGTTGATCGTCATCGTCGTGGTGGTGCTGCTGCTGGCGGTCGTGTGGGCCGTCGCCGGCTACAACGGCCTGGTCGCCCAGCGGAACCGGGTGCAGAACGCCTGGTCGACCATCGACGTGCAGCTCAAGCGTCGCTACGACCTGATCCCCAACCTCCTCGAGACCGTGAAGGGATACGCCGAGCACGAGCGCGATGTGCTGACGGCGGTCACGGCGGCGCGCACGTCGGCGATGGAGGCGTCGGGTGTGCAGGAGCAGGCCGCGGCCGAGAGCGAGCTGTCACGGGCGCTGTTCAACCTGCGCGCCACGGCGGAGGCCTATCCCGACCTCAAGGCCAGCGATCAGTTCGGTCAGCTGCAGGAGGAGCTGACCAACACCGAGGACCGGATCGCGTTCGCACGCCAGGCGTACAACGACTCGATCAACCGGTACGACACGAAGCGGCAGAAGGTGCCGACCAACCTGATCGCGAACAGGGGCAACTTCGAGGCCTACGAATACTTCGAGGCCGACACCGACAGCCGCTCGCCGGTGCAGGTCAAGTTCTAG
- a CDS encoding CDP-alcohol phosphatidyltransferase family protein, producing MVINAHARTATDRLVVPIGRSLARLGATPNGLTTFGVLATFVGAGVVLAGHHLAGALVLAVATATDALDGTVARLRGRVTAWGSFYDSVSDRISDVVLLGAALWLVRDTVLLFTVALVALGGALLTSYIRAKAESLGWEATVGLLERPERVIILLVGIGLGLLPLALWVLAVGGAVTVAQRLRAVRRQALQE from the coding sequence GTGGTCATCAACGCTCACGCCCGCACAGCAACCGACCGCCTCGTCGTGCCGATCGGTCGCAGCCTCGCGCGCCTGGGCGCGACCCCGAACGGCCTGACGACCTTCGGCGTGCTCGCGACGTTCGTCGGTGCCGGTGTCGTGCTGGCCGGCCATCACCTGGCCGGTGCGCTGGTGCTCGCCGTGGCGACCGCGACCGACGCACTGGACGGTACGGTCGCCAGGCTGCGTGGTCGTGTGACGGCTTGGGGCTCGTTCTACGACAGCGTCAGCGACAGGATCAGCGACGTCGTGCTGCTCGGTGCGGCGCTGTGGCTGGTGCGTGACACCGTGCTGCTGTTCACCGTGGCGCTGGTGGCGCTCGGCGGCGCGCTGCTGACATCGTACATCCGCGCCAAGGCCGAGTCGCTGGGGTGGGAAGCGACGGTGGGCCTGCTCGAGCGTCCGGAGCGGGTCATCATCCTGCTCGTCGGCATCGGCCTCGGGCTGCTGCCGCTCGCCTTGTGGGTGCTGGCCGTGGGAGGCGCCGTGACCGTCGCGCAGCGGCTGCGAGCTGTCCGGCGGCAGGCCCTGCAGGAATGA